A genomic segment from Zerene cesonia ecotype Mississippi chromosome 7, Zerene_cesonia_1.1, whole genome shotgun sequence encodes:
- the LOC119840810 gene encoding FAD-linked sulfhydryl oxidase ALR, with amino-acid sequence MPAHHNEEEDKPCRACSDFKSWTKKNKSKATPSSKPEEPAAPPPTKAKECPLDKEELGTSTWGFLHTMASYYPEKPTKSQADDMTKFFNIFSQFYPCEPCALDFQEDIKKNPPKTKSREELAKWLCERHNKVNVKLGKPKFDCSKVHERWKDGWLDGSCD; translated from the exons ATGCCTGCTCACCACAATGAAGAAGAGGATAAACCTTGCAGAGCATGCAGTGATTTTAAATCTTGGACTAAAAAGAATAAGTCCAAGGCTACGCCGTCAAGCAAACCTGAAGAACCAGCCGCTCCT CCACCAACAAAAGCCAAAGAATGTCCACTAGATAAAGAGGAGTTGGGGACATCAACCTGGGGATTCTTGCATACAATGGCCTCATACTACCCAGAGAAACCAACAAAGTCACAAGCAGATGACATGACAAAGTTTTTCAACATTTTCTCACAGTTCTACCCGTGCGAACCCTGTGCACTTGACTTCCAAGAGGA TATCAAGAAAAACCCACCAAAAACGAAATCAAGAGAAGAGCTGGCAAAGTGGCTCTGTGAGAGGCACAATAAAGTAAATGTGAAGCTGGGCAAACCCAAGTTTGACTGCAGTAAAGTACATGAGCGATGGAAGGACGGCTGGCTGGATGGATCCTGTGATTAG